From Gammaproteobacteria bacterium:
CGGCCATAGGTCACCTGCACGGCGCGGTAGCCATCGTTATCCGTCGTCTTGACCTGGGTGATACGGTTGGGCAGCACCTCGATCACGGTCACGGGCACGGCGGCGCCGCTATCGTTGAAGATAGTGGTCATTCCGCATTTTCGTCCGACGATTCCGAGCGCCATGATTGCCGTCTCTAAACTGTCTTCATTCAATTCAATTTAATCTGCACATCCACGCCGGCCGCGAGTTCCAGCTTCATCAACGCGTCCACCGTCTTGTCGGTGGGATTGACGATGTCCAGCAGCCGCTTGTGCGTGCGGATTTCATACTGGTCGCGCGCGTCCTTGTCCGCATGCGGCGAGATCAGGATCGTGAACCGCTCCTTCTTGGTCGGCAGCGGGATCGGCCCCTTGACCTGCGCGCCGGTGCGCTTGGCCGTCTCGACGATCTCGCGCGTCGACTGATCGATCAGCCGGTGATCGAAGGCCTTGAGCCGGATGCGGATGGTTTGCTGGTTCATGGGCGTGGCACTTTTCCGTTCCCGATCATCACTCGATAATCTTCGCCACCACGCCGGCGCCCACGGTGCGCCCGCCCTCGCGGATGGCAAACCGCAAGCCCTCTTCCATCGCAATCGGGTTGATGAGCTTGACCACGAGTTTGATGTTGTCCCCGGGCATCACCATCT
This genomic window contains:
- the rpsJ gene encoding 30S ribosomal protein S10, whose protein sequence is MNQQTIRIRLKAFDHRLIDQSTREIVETAKRTGAQVKGPIPLPTKKERFTILISPHADKDARDQYEIRTHKRLLDIVNPTDKTVDALMKLELAAGVDVQIKLN
- the tuf gene encoding elongation factor Tu (EF-Tu; promotes GTP-dependent binding of aminoacyl-tRNA to the A-site of ribosomes during protein biosynthesis; when the tRNA anticodon matches the mRNA codon, GTP hydrolysis results; the inactive EF-Tu-GDP leaves the ribosome and release of GDP is promoted by elongation factor Ts; many prokaryotes have two copies of the gene encoding EF-Tu); amino-acid sequence: MVMPGDNIKLVVKLINPIAMEEGLRFAIREGGRTVGAGVVAKIIE